From the genome of Trueperaceae bacterium:
GGGCCTGCGCTCGGCGAAGCTGTTCCGCGCCGGGCTCGGGCGGCTCCTGGACGAGCCGGAGGGCGAGGACCCCAGCTTCGTGCGGCTGGTCGTGGAGCACGTCGAGGGCGAGGCCGCGCTGCCCGAGGCGCCGGAGGGGGACATCGAGCTCGACCTCGACGACCGTCTGGCGCTGGTCAGCGCCTCGTTCTCCTTCGGCGCCGGCCGGGGCGCCCTCACCCTGGTCGGCCCGGCGCGCATGCGCTACCCCCACGCGCTCTCGATCGCCAGGGAGTTCGGCCGCGCCCTCACCGCGAGCTCGGGCCAGGACGCCGCCGCGGGCTGAGCCCACGGTCCGCCGGCGCCTCTCAGACACGCAGGAGACCGCATCCCTACGGAGTTTCTCACAGCTCGGGGCACCCCGCGGGCCTATGCTCGTGAGCGTGTCATTAGGGGGCTCGCCGCGTGCCTAACGAGGTGTACCGCGCCGCCGTGGACGGCCTCGCCGGCCTCGTCCCGCCGCGCGTCGCCCAGCGCCTCGTCGACGAGGCGCTGAAGGCGACGCGCCGCACGCCGGAGGACGTGAGCCTCTCGGCGATGCGGCGCCTCCTCCTGGGGCCGATCCGCGCCGAGCTGGACGGCGTCCTGCCGCCCGGCGCGGCCGGCCCTGGGCTCAAGCGCCTCGCCGCCTCGCTCGCCCACCACGACGACCAGCCGCGACGGCGCTGGTGGCAGCTGCGCCGCCGCACTGCCCAGATCGGCGGCGAGGCGAGCGACGCCGAGGCCGCTCGCGACCCGGGCCACGACCCCGACACAGCGACGCCGCCCGTCCCCGCCCTGGGCGCCGCCGCCAAGGCGGCGGCCGTCGCCGGACCGTCGCCGAACGTCCGCGCCACGCTGGTGCGCCGCGTCGACCCGGCCGAGGCCGCCGCGATCGAGCGGGCCGTGGCGGCGGAGCGGTCGGGCGCCGCGGGCGGCGGCGTGGCCGTCGCCGCTGACGCTCGGCCGGACGCCCCGTCGCGCCGACGGGCGCCCCGTGCCGCCCCCCTGCCCGCGCTCGACGACGCGCTCGTCGACAAGGCGCTGCGCGCCTTCGGCGCCCTCGAGACCGTGCGCCAGGTGGTGGCCGTGAGGGGCGCCGAGGTCGTACTGGGGAGCGGCGAGGGCGTCGACGAGGCCGCGCTGCCGGGGCTGGCCCTGGCGACGTCGCGGCTCCTCGGCCGCGACGGCACCCTCAAGCTGTTCGCCCTGGAGCGCCCCTCCGGCGCCCTGTTCCTGTTCCCGCTGCGCGGCGGCGGGCTCGTGGTACTGACCAAGCCCAAGGTGAACGTCGGCGCGGTGCTGGCCGCCCGCGCCGCCCTCGAGGAGGCAGCATGATCGCTCGTCTGAGACCCATAGCCGTCGTGGCAGCGCTGTTCGTGCTGGTCGGCGCTCCGGCACTGGCCCAGGAGGACAGCGTCCTGCAGCGCTACGACCTGGCCGTGGAGAACCTCGAGTTCGCGATCGCCTCCGTGCCCGGCGACCCCGTGCAGGCGCGCGACGAGCTCGAGCGCGCCGTCAACGCGCTGCTCACGCTCTCGCGCGACACCACGAGCGCCACGCTCCTCGAGGCGATGCAGCGCACGTTCGACCGCGCCAGGACCGCCGTGGACAACGAGAGCCGCGCCGACCTCGCCGTGCAGGCGGCGGTGCTGCGCGGCGGCTTCCGCCGCCTGGTGGCCGACTCGGCCTTCACCGCCGGCGCCGCTGGAGAGCTCGACACGGCCCTGTCTCGCCTCACCCACGTGGCCGAGGAGCTGGGCTTCGCCGCCGACGACCTAGAGACGCTGGCGGGCGCCGGCACCTCGCTGGCAGCGCTGCGGCTGGCCTTCGAGGCCGGGGCCGCCGCGGCGATCGCGGCCGAGCTCACGGTGAGCGAGCGCCTGCTGCCCACCGACAGGGAGGCGGCCTACGAGGCGCTGGCGACGGCCTACGGGGACTCGCTGCTGGTGCAGGACTCCCCGCGCGCCGACCCCGACCTCCACGCGGCGCTCCTGCGCGCCGCCCAGGCGCTGGTCCAGAACGACGCCGAGGCCTTCGCTGACGCCACCGACGAGGCCGAGGGCCACCTCACGCGCCTGGCGTCGGCCGCACGCGCCGGCGAGGCCGGCGGGCTGGCCGCGCCGGCCGCGCCGCCGGAGGGCGCCGCACCGGACGCCGCCGGCGCCGCCCCCGGGGCCGGCGAGGCCCCCGCGCCCGCCGCGCAGGATGAGGCCCCCGCCGCGCCGCCCGCGGAGGGCGCTCCCGCGCCCGCCGACCAGCAGGCCGACCAGGCGGCGCCCCAGGGCGGTCAGCCGGACGCGGCCGAGCCGCCGTCCGACGAGGCGGCCGCGCCGCCCGCAGCGCCGGCCGCCGCAGGGCCCGAGGGCCAGCCGGGCGCGGGCGAGGCCGCCGGACGACCCGGCGAGGGGCTCGGCGAGCTGCCGTCGCTCGGCGGCGAGCCTGCCGCCGAGGGCGCCGCGCCCGTGGACCTCGCCCTGCTCAGGGCGCAGTTCGAGCAGGAGCGTCGCGACGCCGAGCTGGCCGCTCTCGTCCAGGAGCTCGAGGGCGCGGGCCTGCCGGCCGGCCTGGCGAGGTCGCAGGCCTCGGCGCTGCTGGACGCGGGCTTCACGTCCACGGACGCGGCGTTCGACGCCGTCGCCGCGCGCCTGGGCGAGGCCGTGGCCGACCTGCGCGCGGGCGACGCCGCCGGCGCCGCGAGCGCCGTGGGGACGGCCAGGATGGCCTTCGAGAACGTGCGCGGCCTCGTGGGCGCCAGGGACTCCGCCGCCGCGGCCGACGCGGCCGCCCTCTTCGACAGCGTCCTCGACCGCCCCGCGATGCGCGAGCACGACCTGACGCTGCTCGCCGCCTCGGTCGAGGCGGGCCGCGCGGCGCTGCTCGGCGAGCCGGCCGCCGGCGCCGGCCTGTCCCTGGAGCGGAGCGTCGACGCGGTCTGGGGCGGTTGGACGCGCCTGGCCGTGCTGTTCGTGCTCGGCGTCCTCGCCTTCGTGCCGCTGCGCTACCTGAACCTGGCGTTCGGCGGCGGCAACGCGAACTGGCGGCTCGTCGCCTGGGCGCTGTTCCTCCTGCTGGTGCCGGTCTTCTACGAGGCCCTAGCGGCCCTCGGCACCGCCGTCGCGCGGCTCACGGAGACCCCCTCCCTCGACGTCCTGGCGCGCTGGTCGATGTTCGACAGCACGCTGGGGCACGTCGTATGGGCCGCGCTGGTCTTCCTCGCCCTGCTCTTCGCCGCGATCGGCCTGCGCGGCATCTGCGCCCAGTTCGGCGTGCTCGGCGCGCGCGGCGGCCCCCAGGCGTCCACGACGCCGACGCTCGTCGAGTCGAGCGGGGTGCGGCAGCAGACGGCGGTAGACTGGGACGACGAGTTCTGAAGCCCCCGGCCGTCGCGCCCGGCGCCGCCAGCACCCCTGGCCGGGCTGAATCACCGGAGCCCTGATGACCAACCTCGTCTACCAGACGGCGGTCGAGGAGCTGGAGGCGGTGATGTCGCCGCGCGTCGTCTCCCGCTCGCTCAAGGAGGGCCTGCGCCAGCACGGGCGCTCCCCCGAGACCGTCGACGTCGCGACGCTCGAGGAGATCCTCAAGGGCCAGGTCTACCGCCAGCTCCAGGTCACGATGCCCGTGACCGAGGCGAAGGCCACGGTGGCCAACATCCTCGAGCGCCTGCGTGAGGTAGGCGACGACAAGGCCCCGGCGCCTCGCAGCGGCCTCGAGGCCCAGGCCGAGCGCCTCCAGAACCTGCAGCAGGCGCTCAAGCCGTACAACCTCTACTTCGAGTGGCCAGAGGTCCAGAAGCTGCGGGCGCAGCTCCAGCTCCTCGAGGCCGAGCACGAGGCCGGGCGCGAGGCCGGCACGCTCCTCGCCGACGCCGAGGCCCAGCTCGAGGCCGTGTCGCAGAAGCTCGAGGACCAGCTCGTGCTGCAGGCGCGCGAGGTCGGCGAGCTCTCCGAGGCCCTGGAGGCCGTCCGCTCGCTGGGCGGACCGAAGGTGAGGCGGCTGGAGTCCCTCGTCAACCACATGCGCTCGGCGCAGGAGGCCAGGCACCTCGCCCCCGCGGAGCTCGAGCGGGCCAGGAGGCTCGCCCGCGACCTCCGCAAGCTCATGGAGTCGAGCGTCTACTCCGAGGCACAGGAGGGGGACGCCGAGGGCCAGACCGCGCCGGCCGAAGCGGAGGCCGACGAGGGCGGGGTCTTCGACGTCGGCACCGAGGACGAGGAGATCCTGACCATCGACGTCGGCAACCTCACGCCGGAGGCGAGCGAGCGCCTGCGACTGATCGACCTGGCCGCCGAGTCGGAGGACCTCGCCGCCCTGCGCGACGAGCACGGCGTGCTGCTCGACTACCGGCCCGACCTCGCCGCGCGGTTCGAGGCCCTGGCGGCCGACCTGGCGGCGGGACGGACCGTCGCCGACGAGCTCGCGGAGCTGCGCGAGGCGCTGCCCGCGGCCGCCGACGAGGTGCGGGCCTCCCTCCGCGCCGAGTTCGAGGAGCTCGGCCGCGAGGTCGAGGAGCTGCCGGAGGTCATCGACGCCGCCGAGCTCCGTCAGGCGGCGAAGGTCACCCTGGGCATACTGGCCACGACGCTCCCGGCCGCCGCCGACGTCGATCACGTCAGGCAGCTCCGCGAGCTGGCCCGCGAGCAGGTCGAGGTCCAGCGACGCGCCGAGGAGGCGCTCGAGGCGCAGTTCAAGGCGCAGGAGGAGCTGGTGCGGCGCCTCGAGGAGACCCTCGTGCGCTACGAGGCCCACAGCCCCTCGGAGGACGTGCGGCGCCTGCGGGAGGAGCTCGAGTCCCTGCGCCTGGCCCACGCCAGCCGCACGCTCGTGCCCGAGGTGATGGCCTCGGTGAGGCAGGCCGAGGAGCGCCTGGCCCGCGAGCTGGCCGAGCGCGCCACCGAGGAGTCCGAGCGCCGCCGGGCGCGCATCGAGAGCCTGCGGGCCCAGCTCCTGGCGGTGCCCCCCACCGCCACGCTCGGGGACCGGGTCGAGGCCGCGCTGCGCGAGGTGGACAGGCTGCTCGAGGAGCAGGCCGGCAGCGAGGCGGCCAGCGCCCTGCTGCTCGACGAGGAGCTGGGGCCCACGCTGCCGCTGGACGCCGAGCACGCCGACCTCGGCGCGCTGGAGGCCCTGATCTCGTCGCTGCGCAGCGAGGCGATCGTCAGCGTCAGGAAGCGGCTCGAGCGCCTGGCCGAAAGGGCCGGCGAGATCGGCAGCGTCTCCTTCGCGGAGCGCATCCAGGCGGCTATGACCGACCTCGAGGGCGGCGTGTTCCCCGACCTGGCCGGCCTCGAGGTCGAGCTGGGCCGGGCCAGCGAGGCCGCGCGCACGCACCAGCTCGGCGAGCTCCACAGGCTGGGCCGCGAGGCCCAGACCTACGCCGGGCTCGACGACCCGCAGGTGCGCGAGCTGTTCGAGCTGCTCGCGTCCGAGCGCCAGCAGCTCGCCGCGGGCGGGCACGCCCGGCGCCTCGGCGAGGCCGCGCTGCTCCTGGGCCGCGTCGAGGCGCGCGTCGAGGAGCGCCTGTCGAGCGTGCCCGCGCGGCTCGACGACGCGCTGGCGCGCTTCGAGGTCGTCGCCAAGCTGAACAGCGACGACGTCGCCACCGTGCGGCGCATCCTCCAGCACCTCGACTCGCAGCGCGACTCCCTGAACCGCGTCTCGGTGGGCCTGCGCCTGCAGCTCGAGTCGTCCTTGTCGCAGGCCGAGCAGCTCCTGTCCAGCCTCGAGGAGGAGTACGAGGCCACGCGCCTCATCGCCGACCAGCTCGTCGCCGGGGGGCTGCTCGACGACGTGCTCGGCCCCCTGGCCGGGGCGGGCGGCGGGGCGGCCGAGCCGGCGCGGACCGGTCAGCCTCCCGCCGAGCTGGCCGAGCGCTACGCCGACACGCCCGGCGTCGCGTCAGTGAGCGTGCTCTCCCCCGCCGGCGAGCTCCTCGCCGGCGCACCGCTCCACGGCGCGGACGGTCGGCGGGCCCTGGGCGACCTGAGGCGGTCCGCGGCGGCGCTGCTGGCGCGCGAGGCGGAGCGGGAGGGCGACGTGCTCGTCGTGACGGCCGGGCTGTCGGAGGGGCACCTAGTCGTGGCGTTCGCGCCGGGCCTCACCGTGACGCTGAGGGTCGACTCGGCGGCCCTGGCCCCCGTGGTCTCCGGCCGGCTGCGCCGCGACCTGGCCGGCGACTGACGGCGGCCGTGCGCTCACTGACCCGCGACGTCGGGAGCCTGGACGACCTGCGCCGCCTCGCCGAGGACGTGGCCGCCGCCACCGGGCCGGGCGACATGCTCGTGCTCACGGGCCCGCTGGGAGCGGGCAAGACCACTTTCGTGCAGCAGCTCGCCGCCGCGCTGGGGTCTACCGCGGCGGTGAGCAGCCCCACCTACACGCTGGTGCACGAGTACCCCACGCCGCAAGGCACGCTCGTCCACGTCGACCTCTACCGCCTGCCGCCGGGCGGCGCGTCCGCGCTGGGCCTCGACGACTACCTGGACAGGTCGCGCCTCGTCGCCGTGGAGTGGGGTGAGCCGCTGCTCGCCGAGCACCCTGGCGCCCACCACCTCGAGCTGGCGCTGGTGGACGAGGACGTGGGGCGCCGCGTCGCGACCTGGCGGTCGCCGGAGCCGCCGTGATGAGCCGTGTCTCCGGCGGGCCGGATGCCGTCGGCCCCACGCCGACGCGCCGCCGACCCGCCGCGCGGGCGACCCGCGACGGGGGTCCGGGGCGGTGAGCGAGCGCGCGGCCGGGAGCCGCCTGACGCTGGCCGTCGACTGCGCCACGCCGTACCTGGCGCTGGCGCTCGTCGACGAGGACGGGCGCGTGCTGGGCCGCTTCGCCGCCGAGGTGGGGCGGGAGCACGCCACGCGCCTGGTGCCTGAGCTGCACGCGCTCACCGCCGGGGTGCCGGGCTGGCGCGGCCGGCTGGCGCTGGTCGTGGCCGGCGTGGGGCCCGGCTCCTACACGGGGCTCAGGGTCGCGCTGGCGACGGCCAGCGGGCTGGCCCGCGCCGTCGGCGCGGAGGTGAGGGGCGCGCCCACCTTCGCCGCCCTCGCCGCCGGCGTGCTCGCGCCAGGCGAGGACGCGGTGGTAACCCTCGACGCCAGGCGCGGCAACGTCTACGCCGCCCACTGCCGGCGTGCACCAGGCCCCGAGGACGTCGCGCCGTCCGTGGCGCTGCTCGCCGGGCCCGTGAAGCTCCCCGCCGCCGAGGCGGGGTCGCTGGCGCCCGGCGCGCGCGTCCTGCCGGCGGGAACACCGGACGCCGCCGCGCTCGCCGCCAGCGCCGCCGAGGGCCCGCCGGCGGCGATCTACCTCTAGAGGGCCGCCTCTACCCGCGAGAAGGGCCAAGTTATACTGCCGCGAATCCCGCCGGGGTGGGAGTTGAGCATGTTCTTCAAGTTCGGACAGGAGATCGGGGTCGACCTGGGCACGGCCACGGTCTTGATCTACGTCAAGGGCCAGGGCATCCTCCTGCGCGAGCCCTCGGTGATCGCCATGGTGCGCGACACCGGCGAGGTGAAGGCCGTCGGCGAGGAGGCGTACCGGATGCTCGGCCGCACCCCGGGCAACATCGTCGCGGTAAGGCCCATGCGCGACGGCGTGATCGCCGATTACGACCTGACCGAGAAGATGCTGCAGGCCTTCGTCCGCAAGGTGCTGCGCGGCCCCAGCCGCCTGTTCAAGCCCCAGGTCATGGTGTGCGTGCCCTCGGGCGTCACCGAGGTCGAGCGCCGCGCCGTGCTGCAGGCGACCCGCGAGGTGGGCGCGCGCAAGGCCTTCCTCATCGAGGAGCCGCTGGCCGCGGCGATCGGCGCGGGAGTGAAGATCGCCGAGCCGACGGGCAGCATGATCGTCGACATCGGCGGCGGCACCACCGACATCGCGATCATCTCGCTCGGCGGCATCGTCGTCTCGGAGAGCCTGCGCATCGCCGGCAACGAGCTCGACGAGTCGATCATCCGCTACATCAGGCAGAAGGAGAACCTGCTCATCGGCGACCGCACGGCCGAGGAGGTCAAGCGCCGCATCGGCGCCGCCACGATCCGCAGCTCCGCCGACGAGCTCGAGACCGAGGTGCGCGGACGCGACCTCATCAACGGCCTGCCGAAGAGCGTGCGCGTGACCACGTCGGACATCGTGGAGGCCCTCCAGGAGCCGATCCAGAAGATCGCCGACGGCGTGAGGCGCGTGCTCGAGCAGGCCCCGCCGGAGCTGGTCTCGGACGTCATCGACCGCGGGATCATCATGACCGGCGGCGGCTCGCTGCTGAGGAACTTCGACGAGCTGCTGCGGCAGACGACGGGCATACCGGTGATGGTCGCCGACAACGCCACCGACTCGGTGGCGCTCGGCACGGGCCAGGCCCTCGACATGATCCACGTGCTCCGGGACGCGCTGATCTCGGACAACTTCCTCAGACGCTGAGGATGCGACGGCTCCTGGCCGCGGCCGGCGCGGCCTGCCTCGCCGTCGCCTGTGCGGCGCTGGGGGCGGGCGCGGGGCCGGCGCGCGCCCAAGGCGCCGCGGCGGTGCCCGACTTCCCGCTCGCGGAGGTGCGCCCCGGCCTCGTCGGGTACGGGCTCACCGCCGGTCCCGGCGGCGAGGTCGAGCGCTTCGACGTCGAGGTGCTCGCAGTGCAGGAGGACGCCGGGCCGGGCTTCCCTCTCGTGCTCGTGCGCGCCTCGGGGACGTTCATCGAGGCCGCCGGCGGCGTCGCCGCGGGCATGAGCGGGAGCCCCGTCT
Proteins encoded in this window:
- the tsaE gene encoding tRNA (adenosine(37)-N6)-threonylcarbamoyltransferase complex ATPase subunit type 1 TsaE; its protein translation is MRSLTRDVGSLDDLRRLAEDVAAATGPGDMLVLTGPLGAGKTTFVQQLAAALGSTAAVSSPTYTLVHEYPTPQGTLVHVDLYRLPPGGASALGLDDYLDRSRLVAVEWGEPLLAEHPGAHHLELALVDEDVGRRVATWRSPEPP
- the tsaB gene encoding tRNA (adenosine(37)-N6)-threonylcarbamoyltransferase complex dimerization subunit type 1 TsaB; this encodes MSERAAGSRLTLAVDCATPYLALALVDEDGRVLGRFAAEVGREHATRLVPELHALTAGVPGWRGRLALVVAGVGPGSYTGLRVALATASGLARAVGAEVRGAPTFAALAAGVLAPGEDAVVTLDARRGNVYAAHCRRAPGPEDVAPSVALLAGPVKLPAAEAGSLAPGARVLPAGTPDAAALAASAAEGPPAAIYL
- a CDS encoding rod shape-determining protein translates to MFFKFGQEIGVDLGTATVLIYVKGQGILLREPSVIAMVRDTGEVKAVGEEAYRMLGRTPGNIVAVRPMRDGVIADYDLTEKMLQAFVRKVLRGPSRLFKPQVMVCVPSGVTEVERRAVLQATREVGARKAFLIEEPLAAAIGAGVKIAEPTGSMIVDIGGGTTDIAIISLGGIVVSESLRIAGNELDESIIRYIRQKENLLIGDRTAEEVKRRIGAATIRSSADELETEVRGRDLINGLPKSVRVTTSDIVEALQEPIQKIADGVRRVLEQAPPELVSDVIDRGIIMTGGGSLLRNFDELLRQTTGIPVMVADNATDSVALGTGQALDMIHVLRDALISDNFLRR